One window from the genome of Cryptomeria japonica chromosome 6, Sugi_1.0, whole genome shotgun sequence encodes:
- the LOC131064928 gene encoding deoxypodophyllotoxin synthase-like, with protein MGSFPCGESWSRTGASAHCGFSFSRSLQYSTPSKRKSDSGISFDGYSKTGGHSVGKAMSLPTVLTSGSLQRYAQKLWPQGNPKFCESLTTCSSKLANLTNSLLKSSLQGLGLSKHFQTDFVDCEFVLHLNYLSECEKASDGNAIHLKEHKDLGVMTILYNDQMNGDIPLVADMEQR; from the exons ATGGGGAGCTTTCCGTGTGGTGAATCATGGAGTAGAACAGGAGCTTCTGCACACTGTGGATTCAGTTTCTCGAGATCTCTTCAATATTCCACCCCAAGTAAAAGAAAGAGCGATTCTGGTATTTCATTTGATGGGTATTCAAAGACTGGTGGTCATTCTGTTGGCAAAGCCATGAGTTTACCGACAGTACTAACTTCTGGTTCACTTCAACGATATGCACAAAAGCTATGGCCGCAAGGAAATCCTAAGTTTTG TGAGAGCTTAACAACATGCAGTTCCAAGTTAGCGAATTTGACAAATTCCTTACTAAAATCGAGTCTTCAAGGTCTAGGCCTTAGCAAACATTTCCAAACTGATTTTGTAGATTGTGAGTTTGTTCTTCATCTCAATTATCTCTCAGAGTGTGAGAAAGCAAGTGATGGAAATGCTATTCATTTGAAGGAGCACAAGGATTTGGGTGTGATGACAATTTTGTACAATGACCAA ATGAATGGTGATATTCCTTTGGTTGCAGATATGGAGCAACGATAG